From Carassius auratus strain Wakin chromosome 9, ASM336829v1, whole genome shotgun sequence:
TTAATCTTGTGTCTGGTATTACTTGTTGTATCTATACGCATTGATAAGATGCGTCTCATCCTGTTGTGTCTCTGCCACCTCAAATAGATTAATTTGAGTAATTAGGTAACTCTGAGTAATTTATTCCAGGGCCAGCCGTCTGGAGTTGTTTTTATCAATGGCACAATTGAGGTTAGCAGCCCATTGTAATAGACATGTTTTTAGTGTTCTCCTTAAAGGTaaaatttgtaagatatttgaagtaaaatatccaaaaaccactaggctagtgttatatattttgtccagccaattactaacaatatctctaatgtttcaactacttgtaaatcatgagaaaatccccattctaaacagtgacacggggcagtgcagtcgcctgtcaatgacgttagttaccctttgttgccgcctttactgacgtagaaaccacatgacaacagtgtcgtggacaaatgagGAAGTAGCTtcacgacaaacttcaactagaaagatgccgatctcacttgtgttttactcgacaggtgagttgttgattcatatctttacagaaaacgtatgctattataacgatcaacaagattagtattatggtgcatacacgccaaacgcaggGCATCACGTCTCTAGACCTGCGCGAGGACGcatctgatcgcgtctttgcatcgactttgtatgtaatctacttgcgcAAACCGTTGAACtcacgttaaatccatgatttatctttccgtctgattgatggccgtcagcggttgtgtagaagacaacaaatcccgtCATTCCATGctccttagcatcatcaaaccacgcgattgttattgttttggcagtgcgccctctagtggcaggtcctacaacctgtacctttaacacTTAACACAATTATAGTGATGAGTTTTAGTGGATTTGTGCTATATAAAGACCATTTAATACTCCTAATATAAAGTGTCTTTGCAATTCAGTGTTGCTGCAGGCACACATTTGTTACATCTAATGTACGTGCTTTAGAAAAACTGACTTTTTCCATTATACATGCCTTTCAGAAGACTTTTGACTGCTGTTCATCCCTGTTTGCATACACCGATTTTTCACGAATAATCCAttaaagcagtgtgtgtgtgtgttttaggtgcGTGTGGGCTCCAGGTCCCTGTTCAGGCCAGTTTCTGCTGCTGTGCTTTCCAGACCCGAGGTCAAACCAGAGGTGACTGTCAAACCTGCCTTTTGATTTTCAATATATCTCTCTTCATTTACAGTGACTCTTAAAGGCCATGCTTTGTAGATGATATAGAAGGCATCCGAGTCAGAATAACACAAAAGATAAAGAGTAACTTGATCTGCCTGATTCTTTGAAATAgagctatatatttttaaaatatttacatgtatttatatttgatatattatatatatcatatataaacataacacttttttcttaaatatatacatgcatgtgtgtgtgccttttatatatacataataaaaatgcacattgtgcgtgcacatttatttgcatttaatcgTTGCCTTGCACTAATATTTATTGATTTCACAACTTTACAAGCTTTTTCGATAATATTCTTAGTTTCGGTCACCTGGACTTTCAATGGAAAGACCGAAACCTCTCGggttttattaatgtgttttaaagattAACAAAATAATGTAACTGCATCATTTTTGTGTGACTGTCTCTTTaaggtatttgaaataaatgtaataacttCTCTGCTTCTTGTGAGCTTGGTATTTAGTGATTTCTTGTCATTGAAGTAGACGTGATGTTTGAGCTCTGTGGCTGTTGTGGGACAGCAGGTGCAGGCTGAACACTCGAGGCATGTAGAGCTCAAGTCAGTCCTCTCTTCCTCTTGTAGGTCCCGCCTCAGTCGGCCCTCAGGAGCCTCCAGACCAGCGCTGTGAGCCGTGACATTGACACCGCTGCCAAGTTCATCGGAGCGGGAGCTGCCACGGTGGGAGTGGCTGGATCCGGGGCTGGGATCGGAACCGTGTTCGGGAGCCTTATCATCGGATATGCCAGGTCAGACACATTGGCATTTCAGATtatgttttaatttcacattataatatattatttcatgatGTTACATTATTATACCCTACATTTAGGGTtaatgcaaagtttttttttttttaagaaatcttttCTGCTCAACTAggctgaaaaatacagtaatacttttaattattattattattatttcatgtattcttgtgatgcacagctgtattttcagcatcattattgcagtcttcagtgtcacatgatcttcagaaatcattctaatatgctgatttagaaacatttctcttaatcaatgctgaaaaatgtatataatatatagtaataaaatgctgcttaatatttttgtggaaactgatttttgtttttccaggattcttttatgaatagcaagaacagcatttatttgaaacagaaattttCTGTATGAGTATGAAATAATTTGCTGTTACGTTCAAttagtttaatattaataataataataataataataataataataagcatttatttattaatcccCGTATTTGAGTTGCATTGTTTCCTACAATGTAAACATACATTTCAAAGTTATTAAAGTATTATGGATCATATATCGTCCAGATGTTTGCCAGTGTTTCTCCATGTAAGCATG
This genomic window contains:
- the atp5mc3a gene encoding ATP synthase F(0) complex subunit C1, mitochondrial isoform X1, whose protein sequence is MRSSAGVFDLCLSKSEAAHNHSPVNMFTCAKISTAALVRVGSRSLFRPVSAAVLSRPEVKPEVPPQSALRSLQTSAVSRDIDTAAKFIGAGAATVGVAGSGAGIGTVFGSLIIGYARNPSLKQQLFSYAILGFALSEAMGLFCLMVAFLILFAM
- the atp5mc3a gene encoding ATP synthase F(0) complex subunit C3, mitochondrial isoform X2, with translation MFTCAKISTAALVRVGSRSLFRPVSAAVLSRPEVKPEVPPQSALRSLQTSAVSRDIDTAAKFIGAGAATVGVAGSGAGIGTVFGSLIIGYARNPSLKQQLFSYAILGFALSEAMGLFCLMVAFLILFAM